In the genome of Cutibacterium equinum, one region contains:
- a CDS encoding NADH:flavin oxidoreductase/NADH oxidase has protein sequence MTSPLLFQPLTLRGLTVRNRVWLPPMCQYAVESQDGIPGTWHLVHYGSFAVGGFGLIVAEATAVSPEGRISPYDTGLWNDNQIAAWRTVTDAVHQLGGTIAVQLGHAGRKASTEKWWPGFHGAVVPPERGGWIPVGPTDAPADGKQYVGLPVAALDEDGIAKVIDDFRTAAARAVEAGFDAVEIHSAHGYLLHQFYSPLSNTRTDGWGGDFDGRVRLPLEVARVVRGAIPDDMPLLARLSVTDWRDDGWQVEDSVELSRRFAEAGVDLLDASSGGNSSAPIPVAPAYQADLAARIRAEAGIPTATVGMIWTAELAEKLVEDGSADAVMVGRAALRDTNWPLRAAHELGVPNEDAPWHPARFRGAWR, from the coding sequence ATGACGTCACCGCTGCTCTTCCAGCCCCTCACCCTTCGTGGATTGACGGTGCGCAACCGAGTCTGGTTGCCACCCATGTGCCAGTACGCAGTGGAGTCCCAGGATGGGATCCCGGGCACCTGGCATCTGGTTCACTACGGCTCCTTCGCTGTGGGTGGCTTCGGCCTCATCGTCGCCGAGGCCACCGCAGTGAGCCCGGAAGGGCGCATCAGCCCTTATGACACCGGGTTGTGGAATGACAACCAGATAGCGGCGTGGCGCACCGTCACCGATGCTGTTCACCAACTGGGCGGCACGATCGCCGTGCAGTTGGGCCACGCTGGCCGTAAGGCTTCCACCGAGAAGTGGTGGCCAGGATTCCACGGTGCTGTGGTGCCTCCCGAACGGGGCGGCTGGATTCCGGTCGGCCCGACTGACGCACCGGCTGACGGAAAGCAGTACGTCGGCCTGCCCGTGGCAGCCCTGGACGAGGACGGCATCGCGAAGGTCATCGACGACTTCCGCACCGCTGCAGCGCGAGCCGTGGAAGCCGGGTTCGACGCCGTCGAGATTCACAGCGCCCACGGTTACCTGCTGCACCAGTTCTACTCACCGCTGTCCAACACCCGCACCGACGGCTGGGGAGGTGACTTCGACGGACGTGTCCGTCTGCCTTTGGAGGTCGCGCGGGTTGTACGCGGCGCCATCCCCGACGACATGCCCCTGCTGGCGCGCCTGTCGGTCACTGACTGGCGAGACGACGGCTGGCAGGTCGAGGACTCCGTCGAATTGTCGCGTCGTTTTGCCGAGGCCGGCGTCGACCTGCTGGACGCTTCCTCGGGTGGTAACTCATCGGCACCCATCCCCGTCGCCCCGGCCTACCAGGCTGATCTGGCGGCACGGATACGCGCCGAGGCAGGGATTCCCACCGCCACCGTCGGCATGATCTGGACCGCAGAGCTGGCCGAGAAGCTGGTCGAAGACGGCAGCGCCGACGCCGTCATGGTCGGTCGAGCAGCCCTGCGTGACACCAATTGGCCGTTGCGCGCCGCTCACGAGCTGGGTGTTCCCAACGAGGACGCCCCGTGGCATCCGGCGAGGTTCCGAGGAGCCTGGCGCTGA
- the idi gene encoding isopentenyl-diphosphate Delta-isomerase, which produces MLLDEDGNHIGTAPRATVHSQHTPRHLAFSCHVLDVGGRVLLTRRALTKVAWPGVWTNTCCGHPRVGETIIDAAMRRTHQELGLDLDPRRMRVVLPDFSYRATDPRGIVEDELCPVVVAQLSLPEELAELNPDPDEVEEIAWVGWQDMYGLAKSMPALLSPWAVEQMLDLGPELPVVR; this is translated from the coding sequence ATCCTGCTCGACGAGGACGGCAACCACATCGGGACCGCTCCCCGAGCGACCGTTCACAGCCAGCACACCCCACGCCACCTCGCCTTTTCCTGCCATGTCCTGGACGTTGGCGGGCGAGTGCTGCTGACCCGACGGGCCCTGACGAAGGTGGCATGGCCAGGGGTGTGGACGAACACCTGTTGCGGGCATCCGCGGGTCGGCGAGACGATCATCGACGCGGCGATGCGTCGCACCCATCAGGAACTGGGCCTGGACCTTGATCCGCGTCGGATGCGTGTTGTCCTGCCTGACTTCTCCTACCGCGCCACGGATCCTCGCGGCATCGTCGAGGATGAGCTGTGTCCGGTCGTCGTCGCCCAGTTGTCCCTTCCTGAGGAACTTGCCGAACTCAATCCTGACCCTGACGAGGTCGAGGAGATCGCCTGGGTCGGCTGGCAGGACATGTATGGCCTGGCGAAATCGATGCCGGCCCTGCTGAGCCCCTGGGCCGTTGAGCAGATGCTCGATCTCGGTCCGGAACTGCCCGTCGTGCGCTGA
- a CDS encoding MarP family serine protease: MSNVLDTILVVYLAGRAMTGWKRGAIVAVVSVAGLVLGLWAGLWISGIVAEAFFDENWTWLAEGAARACIILVVAKIIEGVCLTIARRLRNASTSARLDTVDSVGGAVLHVIASALVITVAATALAPVLPPSWAWAIDESSIVTQTNRVIPEQVNDAATRLVGQAADAFPKVFAGDTPNLLPPGPAPDDDAVTTEAVRRAATSIVKVRSRAPQCDRASEGTGWVSSPHRVVTNAHVVAGSDGVTVQVGGTGARLQASVIAYDPDVDLAVLAVPNLDAPALTMASTVNNGDAAVVAGFPLDGGYTLGAATVGPSIQARGENIYGTGTVVREILSLRATVRPGNSGGPLLTTDGKVAGTIFGRSTSQPQTGYALTNNQTRAFIRAVGPSDNHPVSTGRCTVG; this comes from the coding sequence ATGTCCAACGTGCTCGACACCATTCTCGTGGTGTACCTCGCCGGGCGTGCCATGACCGGGTGGAAGCGCGGAGCCATCGTCGCAGTGGTCAGCGTCGCCGGATTGGTTCTCGGGCTGTGGGCCGGTCTGTGGATCTCCGGCATCGTTGCCGAGGCATTCTTCGACGAGAACTGGACCTGGCTGGCGGAAGGAGCGGCGCGGGCGTGCATCATCCTCGTCGTCGCCAAAATCATCGAGGGCGTCTGCCTGACCATCGCCCGACGCCTCCGGAATGCCTCCACCTCAGCGCGGTTGGACACTGTGGACAGTGTGGGCGGCGCGGTGCTCCACGTCATCGCGAGTGCCCTGGTCATCACGGTGGCCGCGACAGCTCTGGCACCCGTCCTGCCACCGTCGTGGGCCTGGGCCATCGACGAGTCATCCATCGTCACTCAGACCAACCGCGTCATCCCGGAACAGGTCAACGACGCTGCCACCCGACTGGTCGGGCAGGCGGCCGACGCCTTCCCGAAGGTCTTTGCCGGCGACACCCCCAACCTGCTGCCGCCGGGGCCGGCCCCCGACGACGATGCTGTCACCACCGAGGCGGTGCGGCGGGCAGCCACATCGATCGTCAAGGTGAGGTCGCGCGCCCCGCAGTGTGATCGGGCCTCCGAGGGCACTGGATGGGTGAGCTCCCCTCACCGGGTGGTGACGAATGCCCACGTCGTCGCGGGGTCCGACGGCGTCACCGTGCAGGTGGGCGGGACTGGGGCTCGACTGCAGGCCAGCGTCATCGCCTATGACCCGGACGTAGATCTGGCGGTGTTGGCGGTTCCGAATCTTGATGCCCCGGCCTTGACGATGGCCTCGACCGTCAACAACGGTGACGCGGCGGTCGTGGCAGGATTCCCGCTGGATGGTGGGTACACCTTGGGAGCCGCGACCGTGGGTCCGTCGATCCAGGCCCGCGGCGAGAACATCTACGGCACCGGCACCGTCGTGCGCGAGATTCTCTCACTGCGTGCCACGGTGCGTCCGGGCAACTCGGGTGGGCCGCTACTGACGACCGACGGCAAGGTCGCCGGCACGATCTTCGGCAGGTCCACCAGCCAGCCGCAGACCGGGTACGCGCTGACGAACAACCAGACCCGCGCGTTCATTCGCGCTGTTGGGCCCAGCGACAACCACCCGGTGTCGACCGGCAGGTGCACCGTCGGCTGA
- a CDS encoding DUF1707 SHOCT-like domain-containing protein: protein MTVPDDWRIGDAERARATDILDNAWVEGKLTRDEHDERVEAALQARTYGDLGGLLSDLGATVENIALPAVGHQGDPVRVAPGPDTDRMICIMSDTVWASGRTMAKHTNVIGIMGDPCFDLTSMSWASRHITIDLTIFMCDATLLVPDGVRIEDSMSHVLGEVKVLGLSQPGPDAPVLTLSGTNILSDVVIFGPGSKKFAKHKKRWNR, encoded by the coding sequence ATGACGGTCCCGGACGACTGGCGGATTGGTGATGCTGAGCGCGCTCGGGCAACGGACATCCTCGACAATGCGTGGGTCGAGGGAAAGCTCACGCGCGATGAACATGACGAACGCGTCGAGGCTGCTTTGCAGGCCCGCACCTATGGCGATCTGGGCGGGTTGCTCTCTGACCTGGGCGCGACGGTCGAGAACATTGCCCTGCCCGCTGTGGGCCATCAGGGAGACCCCGTGCGCGTCGCTCCCGGCCCGGATACCGACCGCATGATCTGCATCATGAGCGACACGGTCTGGGCCTCTGGACGAACGATGGCCAAGCACACCAACGTCATCGGCATCATGGGGGATCCGTGCTTCGACCTGACGTCCATGTCGTGGGCAAGTCGTCACATCACCATCGATCTGACGATCTTCATGTGCGACGCGACTCTCCTGGTACCCGACGGGGTGCGCATCGAGGACTCGATGTCGCACGTTCTCGGAGAAGTCAAGGTCCTCGGACTCTCCCAGCCAGGCCCCGATGCCCCGGTCCTCACCTTGAGCGGGACGAACATCCTCAGTGACGTCGTCATCTTCGGCCCTGGATCCAAGAAGTTCGCAAAGCACAAAAAGAGATGGAATCGCTGA
- a CDS encoding YciI family protein, which produces MAVFIVETHYDPAHSEERMAARPAHLVNLDRMLERGQLVNAGPLADGSGAVLIYTVPDRAALDHLLEADPYPKTAVQVTSVREWTPNYHFHP; this is translated from the coding sequence ATGGCAGTTTTCATCGTCGAAACCCATTACGACCCCGCCCATTCCGAAGAGCGCATGGCGGCACGTCCGGCCCACCTCGTGAACCTTGACAGGATGCTCGAGCGTGGCCAACTCGTCAACGCTGGCCCACTGGCCGACGGCAGCGGAGCGGTACTCATCTACACCGTCCCTGACCGTGCAGCCCTCGACCATCTGCTCGAGGCGGACCCCTACCCCAAGACGGCGGTCCAGGTGACGTCCGTGCGCGAGTGGACTCCGAACTATCACTTTCATCCGTGA